In the genome of Photobacterium sp. TLY01, one region contains:
- a CDS encoding LysR family transcriptional regulator, translating to MSSNKHIGLMQDMAIFVSVVKTGSFSESARLLGVSPSAVSRAIKQLEQQLGVCLLQRTTRKLRLSETGRTVYERCLQLDDTAREVLALCESQDSSARGVVKVAAPKAVAHSLIHPYVAEFLSLYPDIDVHLVLDDQALDLIEQEIDILFRITRQPPQGLIGRSLMPIDHVLCASPDYLSRRGTPTHPKTLTQHSCISLGENDADSKWRFRQGESRLTVPVTGRYRANHSRVRLEAAEQGIGIASLPVFVAEAGIANGSITQVLPDWEFETAYTGDLWMLYPATRHIPAKVTLFADYIMGKLGR from the coding sequence ATGAGCAGCAATAAACACATTGGCCTGATGCAGGATATGGCGATTTTTGTATCTGTGGTGAAAACCGGCAGCTTTTCCGAGTCCGCCAGATTATTGGGTGTGTCGCCTTCTGCGGTCAGCCGCGCGATCAAACAACTGGAGCAGCAACTGGGGGTGTGTTTGTTGCAACGCACCACACGCAAACTGCGGTTGAGTGAAACCGGCCGGACAGTGTACGAGCGCTGTCTGCAGCTGGATGACACCGCACGAGAAGTACTGGCACTGTGTGAAAGCCAGGACAGCTCAGCCCGCGGTGTGGTGAAAGTGGCCGCGCCTAAAGCCGTTGCGCATTCGCTGATTCATCCTTATGTGGCGGAGTTTCTCAGTCTGTATCCGGACATTGATGTGCATCTGGTGCTCGATGATCAGGCGCTGGATCTGATTGAGCAGGAGATTGATATCCTGTTCAGAATTACCCGTCAGCCGCCGCAGGGACTGATAGGGCGCAGCCTGATGCCGATCGATCATGTGCTGTGCGCATCACCGGATTATCTGAGCCGCAGAGGAACGCCGACCCACCCCAAAACGCTGACGCAGCACAGCTGTATTTCACTGGGTGAAAACGATGCGGATTCCAAATGGCGCTTCAGACAGGGCGAAAGCCGGCTGACCGTGCCTGTGACCGGCCGCTACCGGGCCAATCATTCCCGTGTGCGGCTGGAAGCGGCGGAGCAGGGCATCGGCATCGCCAGCCTGCCGGTGTTTGTGGCAGAAGCGGGCATCGCCAATGGCAGCATCACACAGGTGTTGCCAGATTGGGAATTTGAAACCGCCTACACAGGTGATTTGTGGATGCTGTATCCGGCAACGCGCCATATCCCGGCGAAGGTGACCCTGTTTGCAGATTACATTATGGGTAAGTTAGGCCGCTGA
- a CDS encoding OsmC family protein: MSFNVKVAWQGYSQPGEAFSRDHQIQFGSGQALEASSAPDFKGSADKVNPEESLMAALSSCHMLTFLAIAHLKRLPVASYQDNVTAELGQNEAGKTKVAVIDLNPVITFVDGVEVSPEVLEKMHQKAHDNCFIANSLNTTVRLNGKEFTH, translated from the coding sequence ATGAGTTTTAACGTCAAAGTCGCCTGGCAGGGTTACTCTCAGCCGGGTGAAGCATTCAGCCGGGATCATCAGATCCAGTTTGGCAGCGGGCAAGCGCTTGAGGCTTCATCCGCGCCGGATTTCAAAGGCAGTGCCGATAAGGTGAATCCGGAAGAAAGCCTGATGGCGGCCCTGTCGTCCTGTCACATGCTGACTTTCCTGGCCATTGCTCATCTCAAGCGTTTGCCGGTTGCCAGCTATCAGGACAATGTCACGGCTGAACTGGGTCAGAACGAGGCCGGAAAAACCAAAGTGGCTGTGATTGATCTCAACCCTGTCATTACTTTTGTGGATGGTGTCGAGGTATCGCCGGAAGTGCTGGAAAAAATGCACCAGAAAGCGCACGACAACTGTTTTATTGCCAACAGCCTGAATACCACAGTCCGGCTGAACGGAAAGGAGTTCACTCATTGA
- a CDS encoding LysE family translocator, translating into MFSEYWPEFISLALIHFMAVVAPGPDFVMTVRQSLRFGRRHGIVTAFGIGAGLSVHVLYTLLGVSAIMHTSEWLLIAAKLLGAAYLVYLGVQLCRSKPAPSDAPTVDTTPESGHQTLRRAFGIGFLTNATNPKATLFFLAIITNVVSLDTPLTIQIFYGVWMCAVTALWFVLVSLLFSAEKARLWFHRQMHVIERSLGVVLIAFAARLAFV; encoded by the coding sequence ATGTTCAGTGAATACTGGCCCGAATTTATTTCCCTGGCGCTGATCCATTTTATGGCCGTTGTCGCCCCCGGCCCCGACTTTGTCATGACAGTACGCCAGAGCCTCAGGTTTGGCCGCCGACACGGTATCGTGACTGCCTTCGGTATCGGCGCTGGCCTTTCCGTTCACGTGCTCTATACCCTGCTTGGCGTCAGCGCCATTATGCATACCTCAGAGTGGCTGTTGATCGCGGCCAAACTGCTGGGGGCTGCTTATCTTGTTTATCTCGGCGTGCAATTATGTCGCAGTAAACCAGCCCCCAGCGACGCCCCGACGGTCGATACGACACCTGAGTCAGGCCATCAGACGCTACGTCGTGCGTTCGGCATCGGTTTTCTGACCAATGCCACCAACCCGAAAGCCACGCTGTTCTTTCTGGCCATTATCACCAATGTTGTCAGCCTGGATACGCCACTGACGATTCAGATTTTCTACGGCGTCTGGATGTGTGCAGTCACCGCCTTATGGTTTGTCCTGGTCAGCCTGTTGTTTTCCGCCGAGAAAGCCCGTCTGTGGTTTCACCGCCAGATGCACGTGATTGAACGCTCTTTAGGTGTGGTCCTGATTGCCTTTGCAGCAAGACTGGCCTTCGTATAA
- a CDS encoding alanine--tRNA ligase-related protein encodes MTTQALYLDSHALHCEAELLACFQEGEHWIAVLDKTVFHPQGGGQPGDTGRITTHCGERAQVLHTQKAGDIIQHVISQPLPTGPVTIAMDKEPRNTHSILHSLGHLIGNIGQQNGWQPEKAHHWPNECRVEFSPREHVIELDEHTLLQHLTRLIAANLPMRSHTKSDGTRWVAFGDLMAWPCGGTHVAATGEIPANIRVSTKLKKGKLQVRYQIMDVG; translated from the coding sequence ATGACAACACAAGCCTTATACCTGGATTCACATGCCCTTCACTGTGAAGCCGAGTTACTCGCCTGCTTTCAGGAAGGCGAACACTGGATTGCCGTGCTGGACAAAACTGTCTTTCATCCCCAAGGTGGTGGCCAGCCCGGCGACACAGGCCGCATCACCACCCATTGTGGTGAGCGGGCACAAGTCCTGCACACCCAAAAAGCAGGGGACATTATCCAGCATGTGATCAGCCAGCCGCTGCCGACAGGTCCAGTCACGATTGCCATGGATAAAGAGCCCAGAAACACCCACAGCATCCTGCACAGTCTGGGTCACCTGATCGGCAATATTGGTCAGCAAAATGGCTGGCAGCCTGAGAAAGCCCATCACTGGCCGAACGAATGCCGGGTCGAATTCTCCCCCCGCGAGCATGTTATCGAGCTGGACGAACACACTTTATTGCAGCACCTGACCCGACTGATCGCGGCCAATCTGCCCATGCGTTCACACACGAAATCAGACGGCACACGCTGGGTTGCCTTTGGTGATTTGATGGCCTGGCCCTGCGGCGGTACGCATGTTGCGGCAACCGGTGAGATCCCGGCAAATATCCGGGTTTCAACCAAGCTGAAAAAAGGTAAGCTTCAGGTTCGTTATCAAATCATGGATGTGGGCTAA
- a CDS encoding VOC family protein — protein MLKGIHHTAIICSDYARSKTFYVDLLGLEIVSEHYREARQSWKLDLALPDGSQIELFSFPDAPPRPSYPEAQGLRHLAFAVESVEAAALWLNEQGIATEPVRIDELTGKAFTFFSDPDGLPLELYEC, from the coding sequence ATGCTGAAAGGGATCCACCATACGGCGATTATCTGTTCCGATTATGCCCGATCGAAAACGTTTTACGTCGATCTGCTCGGGCTGGAGATTGTCTCTGAACATTACCGTGAAGCCCGGCAATCCTGGAAGCTCGATTTAGCCTTGCCGGACGGCAGTCAGATTGAGCTGTTCTCTTTCCCTGACGCCCCGCCGAGGCCAAGCTATCCTGAAGCTCAGGGGCTCAGGCACCTTGCCTTTGCCGTTGAATCGGTAGAGGCCGCTGCACTATGGCTCAATGAGCAGGGTATTGCGACGGAACCGGTTCGTATTGACGAACTGACAGGAAAAGCCTTTACGTTTTTCAGTGATCCGGATGGTTTGCCGCTTGAGCTGTATGAATGTTAA
- a CDS encoding MOSC domain-containing protein, with the protein MIQLDTAIVLTGLYCGKVAQKYGIRTAMAKQAVSGKCYLSATGLDGDECAEPKFHGGTERALHQYPLEHYAFWQQQFPERDWPAPGVGENISTQGMTEEKVRIGDRFQWGEAVIEISQPRSPCYKLSRRWELPEFSAVMQQTGRCGWLYRVITPGYVSSDDPLVLIKQGEDRFTVKRVLDWYFNDPMNLDKLRLLQECEALSVNWRNTVEKRLKTGELENWHFRLNGAG; encoded by the coding sequence TTGATTCAGCTCGATACAGCAATCGTATTAACTGGCCTGTACTGCGGAAAAGTGGCGCAGAAATACGGGATCAGAACGGCCATGGCCAAGCAGGCGGTCAGCGGCAAGTGCTATCTTTCAGCCACCGGACTGGACGGCGATGAATGCGCGGAGCCTAAATTTCATGGCGGTACAGAACGAGCGCTGCATCAGTATCCGCTGGAGCATTATGCATTCTGGCAGCAGCAGTTTCCGGAACGTGACTGGCCAGCCCCCGGGGTGGGAGAGAACATCAGCACTCAGGGGATGACGGAAGAGAAGGTGCGGATCGGTGACCGCTTTCAATGGGGTGAGGCGGTGATAGAAATCAGCCAGCCCCGCTCGCCTTGCTATAAGCTCAGTCGTCGCTGGGAACTGCCGGAATTCTCTGCCGTGATGCAGCAGACCGGGCGTTGCGGCTGGCTTTACAGGGTCATTACGCCGGGATATGTCAGCAGTGATGATCCTTTGGTGTTGATCAAACAAGGAGAAGACAGGTTCACAGTAAAGCGGGTGCTGGACTGGTATTTCAATGATCCGATGAATCTGGACAAACTGCGCCTGCTGCAGGAATGCGAGGCGCTGTCGGTCAACTGGCGCAATACGGTGGAAAAACGCCTGAAAACAGGCGAGCTGGAAAACTGGCATTTTCGCCTCAACGGAGCGGGCTGA